The Egibacteraceae bacterium genome segment GGGCCGCACTCCTGGTGCCAGGCGGTGACGTCGGCGCCGGCGAGCTCCGCGCCCAGCAACGACAGCGCCGGGTCGAGCACCTCGTCGTACAACCCGCTCAGCAGGCCGTTCGACAGGGTCTTGATGTTGGCGACCGTGCCGGTGATCGCGCTGAGCAGCGTGCTCGACAGGGAGAGGCCGAGCAGCTGCTCGTAGACGTGGAGGTCGGCCAGCAGCGCGGACTTCGGGTCGCTCGAGAAGGCCATGTGCTGGGTGTTGTCCCAGTCGAACGGGCCCGTGAAGTCCAGGGCGGCCGTCTCGCTGGCGCCCACCGTCACGTCCGCCCGGCCGTACACGTCCGCCACGTTGCCGAGCAGGAGCGTCCGCAGCCCCACGAGCCTGACCGCCCCGGTGGGCACCGTGTCGTTGATGAGCTGGGTGTCGGTCGGGTTGGCGATCGCCAGGTTGACACCCTCGGTGTGGACGTCGGTGGTCAGCTGGCCGGGGTCACCGCAGCGGTTGGCGGTCAGCGCCGCGGTGCCCTCGGCCGCGCCGACGTACAGCGGTAGCTGCAGAGCGGCGTCCGCCAGCAGCGGACTGATCAGCGCCGAGGTGAGGTTCACCGAGTTGTTGACCGCGAGGCGCACCTGGGCGGAGTGGGCTTCGGTCACCCACTCGCCGCCGTCCATGCGGGCGGGACCGATGGCGATATCGGGCGCTTCGATGACCACCAGCCGCAGCGTCGAGCTCGCCAGGTCGCCGCCGGTCAGGGACGGCAGGAAGGACCCGACGTCGAGGGTGACGGCGTTGTTCTTGTTCGCCATCTGCGCGGCGGCCATCAGCATCGTCAGCGCGTTGACCTCCGCGTCGGCGGCAGCGTCGCCGGTCACGAAGCCGCTGGCGACCGTGAGGATCTCCCCGAGCACGAACCGGTTGTGCTGCGCCTGGTTGGTACCGAGGCTGGCGATGACGCCGAGCGCGTCCGCGGTCAACCCGATCGTGTCGGGGTTGGCGTCGGCGAACGCCTGGGCGAGGGTCTTGACGCTGACCTCGGTCGCGAGCAGCTCGTCGATCCCGCCGGCTCCCACGCCCAGGTGGGTCGCCAGGACCCCGATCGGCACGTCCAGGTCGGCGATGCCGTTGTAGTGCGCCGCGGTCAGGCCCAGGGACGTCCCGAGCAGCCCGGACAGCAGCGGGTCGATCAGGGCGCTCTTCTTCGAGTCGAGGGAGGCAAGCCCGGTGCCGATGGCGATGCCGGC includes the following:
- a CDS encoding TadG family pilus assembly protein — protein: VFAGGFADTQAGAEQLALASAASNDFVPDGDRTLVTHVGRWDAETGSFSAGTVAANAVRVVASDTVGFTFMPGGRPISVTAVASTENIAGIAIGTGLASLDSKKSALIDPLLSGLLGTSLGLTAAHYNGIADLDVPIGVLATHLGVGAGGIDELLATEVSVKTLAQAFADANPDTIGLTADALGVIASLGTNQAQHNRFVLGEILTVASGFVTGDAAADAEVNALTMLMAAAQMANKNNAVTLDVGSFLPSLTGGDLASSTLRLVVIEAPDIAIGPARMDGGEWVTEAHSAQVRLAVNNSVNLTSALISPLLADAALQLPLYVGAAEGTAALTANRCGDPGQLTTDVHTEGVNLAIANPTDTQLINDTVPTGAVRLVGLRTLLLGNVADVYGRADVTVGASETAALDFTGPFDWDNTQHMAFSSDPKSALLADLHVYEQLLGLSLSSTLLSAITGTVANIKTLSNGLLSGLYDEVLDPALSLLGAELAGADVTAWHQECGPRVLVQ